AGGATATAGAGGATAACAGGTTCAGAGAAGACCTCTATTACAGGCTAAATGTGGTGGAGCTAAGGATGCCTCCATTAAGGGAGAGAAAGGAGGATATCCCGCTCCTTGCCCAGCATTACCTTGAACTCTTCTCTGAAAAAAATCATAAGCAGGCAAAGGGGTTTACCCCAAAGGCAATGGATACGCTCCTCAAGTATGAGTGGCCCGGAAACATCAGGGAGCTCATGAATGTAATAGAGCGGTGCGTGGTGCTTTCCACTGCCGATTATATTGACCAGAACGATCTGCCGTTTGGCACTGAAGAGGATGATGAGGATCAGCCCTTATTCTCCCCTTCCATGATCACTGGAGATGTCCCACTTGAAGAGGTGGAAAAGGCAACCATCCTGAACACCCTTGAGACCACCAGCGGAAACAAGAGCGAGGCCGCAAGAAGGCTTGGTATTACAAGAAAGACACTCCATAAAAAGCTTAAAAAGTATGGTGTGATGGATTAAAAAATTATTACCTGAACTTTGCATGAGATATCAATTTATCCCTCCTTTCGTCTCTCTATTTTAATTAAAGTTATTTAATAGTTGTGTCGAATTACTGATATCCGGCAAAAAGGCCAGAGATATCTGTATAAGCAATAAAAATATTGCGCTGAAGCAATGTAAAAGGGTTCAATATTGTGTTTCAAGGTCTTTTTCTGGAAATATTTTTTTAAGAATTGTTTTAAGGCCATGAACAGAATATTAAATAAAGCCCGGACCAGTATTTTATCCATTTCATACGGGCAGACAGACAAATTAACTACTTCCTCTCTATTCTATCTGACACTGTTTATCTTCATTCTTCAATTGTTTTTATCCAGTTCAGCGCGAGGTGTTCCTCCGCAATATGATATTACAGAACTTACCATTGAAGAGCTCATGTCAATAGAGATGAAAACCACCATATCACGCAAGGCCCAGGCAGTTAATGAGGTGGCTGCCGCTGTATTTGTGATAACACAGGAGGATATCAGGAGGTCAGGCGCAATGAGTATACC
The sequence above is drawn from the Desulfatiglans sp. genome and encodes:
- a CDS encoding sigma-54-dependent Fis family transcriptional regulator, producing the protein RNIIGRSPVMVKLLETVAQVSSSEATVLITGDSGTGKEMIAGAIHYNSPRKDAPFIKINCAAITETLLESELFGHEKGSFTGAQRRKEGKFRLAHGGSIFLDEIGEMPMSMQVKLLRVLQEREITRVGGEEVLKVDVRIIAASNRNLLKDIEDNRFREDLYYRLNVVELRMPPLRERKEDIPLLAQHYLELFSEKNHKQAKGFTPKAMDTLLKYEWPGNIRELMNVIERCVVLSTADYIDQNDLPFGTEEDDEDQPLFSPSMITGDVPLEEVEKATILNTLETTSGNKSEAARRLGITRKTLHKKLKKYGVMD